The Paraburkholderia agricolaris genome includes the window ATGGCCACGAAGCGCGCGAAGAAGACAGATGTAGTCAGCCCGAGCTCGGCCGAATTACGCAAGGCCGTTGAGGCGATCGCTATCCAGCCCAAGAGCGGCAAGATCACGCTCCTTACCCGCAAGCTGTTCAACGTTCTGCTTGCGGTCGCTCAGCAAGCTGACGAGTCCGGTGACACTTATCGGGCCTTGCTGTCCGACATCGTCGCCAATTCGGCATTCGATTCGAACGACACGGCACTGGTCAAGGAGCACTTGCGGCGCATGGTGTCGGTGCAGGTCGAATGGAGCACGGGCACGTCCAGCCAGAAGCCGGGCCGGAAATGGGGTATCTCCACGTTGATTGCCGACGCGGAAATTCTCGAGGATCCCACTACTCGCCGCGTCTGGGTGGAATTCTCGTTCGCCCCCAAGATCAAGAAAAAACTGCTCGATCCGGTTCAGTATGCGCGACTGAGTCTGCAGTTCCAGAGCCAGTTGCGCAGTAGCGCGGGTCTCGCCCTTTACGAAATCTGCGTTCGCTACCTGACTAATCCGAGCCATCTGACGATGCGCGAGACATGGGAATGGTGGCGGCCTATCCTGTCCGGCACCCCCGATACCGAAGCCGGCGACGAGGCCAAGCGCGAGTACAAGTACTTCAAACGCGATTACTTGCGCCCCGCCATCGCCGAAGTGAATGCGGTCACCAACATCTTTGTCGAATTGATCGAGCACCGGGAAGGGCGGCGGGTCGCCGAGATCCAGTTCCGCGTGACCGAGCGCAAGCAGCCCATGCTTGCACTCGACGAGCACCCGAATGTGTTCGATAGCACCCTGGTCGACCGGATGGTGAAGATCGGCATTCCGTTGAAAGAAGCGCAAACGCTGTATGCCGACAGCGAAGAAAACCGGATTCGCGCGGCGCTGCAGATGACCGAGCAACGCATGCGCAGCACGTCTTTGCCGCCTGTGCGTAGTGCACCGGCTCTGTTCAAGGACGCGTTGAAGAAGGGCTATGCACCGCCGGTCGAGGCGCTGCCGTCCGCTGGCGGCAAGGCCGCAGTGGCCGCGCCGGCAGACGACTTGAAAGCGCGTCTGCTTGGCGAGTACTCGGCGGTTCGCCGCAAGGAAGCGCGGGAGCTCTACGAGGAGCAAGGTGAGTCCGAGCGGGAGATCGCCCGGAAGTCATTTGAGGACGACGAGTTGCCGGGTCTCGGCACCCATATGCGGGACGACTGGCGCCGTCGTGGGCTGGATTCGAAGATCGTCGACACGGCG containing:
- a CDS encoding replication initiation protein, encoding MATKRAKKTDVVSPSSAELRKAVEAIAIQPKSGKITLLTRKLFNVLLAVAQQADESGDTYRALLSDIVANSAFDSNDTALVKEHLRRMVSVQVEWSTGTSSQKPGRKWGISTLIADAEILEDPTTRRVWVEFSFAPKIKKKLLDPVQYARLSLQFQSQLRSSAGLALYEICVRYLTNPSHLTMRETWEWWRPILSGTPDTEAGDEAKREYKYFKRDYLRPAIAEVNAVTNIFVELIEHREGRRVAEIQFRVTERKQPMLALDEHPNVFDSTLVDRMVKIGIPLKEAQTLYADSEENRIRAALQMTEQRMRSTSLPPVRSAPALFKDALKKGYAPPVEALPSAGGKAAVAAPADDLKARLLGEYSAVRRKEARELYEEQGESEREIARKSFEDDELPGLGTHMRDDWRRRGLDSKIVDTAFFDWLARKTWGEPTDGDLLAFTLSQSRAA